One part of the Sphingobium yanoikuyae genome encodes these proteins:
- a CDS encoding DUF4136 domain-containing protein has protein sequence MIRRIFVTGLLLALAGCATTPRVNYDADPAANFASYRSYSWASINVPQGMNPLLFQRVKASIDTALAARGYSQANPGEFAIGFTLGARDRVEVTDFGPYATYYRPWGGWAGWGGYRNVDVRNVTDGTLTVDIYDTGTKQPVWHGTATQEVSRKSPDQATIDKAVTAVLANFPPPIKPN, from the coding sequence ATGATCAGGCGCATATTCGTCACGGGTCTGCTGCTGGCGCTGGCAGGCTGTGCCACCACGCCGCGGGTCAATTATGATGCCGATCCCGCCGCCAATTTCGCCAGCTATCGCAGCTATAGCTGGGCGTCGATCAATGTGCCGCAGGGCATGAACCCGCTGCTGTTCCAGCGGGTGAAGGCGTCGATCGACACCGCCCTCGCGGCGCGGGGCTATAGCCAGGCCAACCCCGGCGAATTTGCCATCGGCTTTACCCTGGGCGCCCGCGACCGGGTGGAGGTAACCGATTTCGGTCCCTACGCCACTTATTATCGTCCCTGGGGCGGGTGGGCCGGCTGGGGCGGCTATCGCAATGTCGATGTGCGCAACGTGACCGACGGCACGCTGACGGTCGACATTTATGACACCGGGACGAAACAGCCGGTCTGGCACGGCACGGCCACGCAGGAGGTCAGCCGCAAGAGCCCCGACCAGGCGACAATCGACAAGGCGGTGACCGCCGTGCTCGCCAATTTCCCGCCGCCGATCAAGCCGAACTGA
- a CDS encoding glycoside hydrolase family 3 N-terminal domain-containing protein produces MTLDRRDLLIRTLGGVLALGIPRRALAQADVARVDDLIAKMTLEEKAGQMTCLADSFRPFNPPNPAAGIQDEKRLADEIRKGRVGCLFNGIGVAGARRAQEMAVKNSRLGIPLLLAGDVIHGLKTIFPVTLGEASCFDPMLVEKTARVMAVEATAAGLHLTFAPMVDVARDQRWGRVVEGAGEDVYLTGLLSAARIRGFQGRDLRRDDSLLACPKHFAAYGAVAAGLEYGSVDISDETLRETHLPPFGKAFAAGALTTMAAFNEINGVPATADRELLTDILRGEMQFRGFVFSDYTADEELVAHGFAEDERDAARLAVLAGVDMSMQSGLYIRHIPDLVKSGAVPMATVDVAVRRILYVKTAMGLFDNPYRSLDEEVEKARIGTPAHHALAREAAARSVVLLKNDGVLPLDPAAGQKIALIGPFGEDKANLYGPWAFYGDPDKGIDIATGLRAAMPDPAKLTVELGCAVNGPIKDGIARAVAAAKAADVVILAVGESQAMSGEAQSRTMIELPSSQQALADAIAATGKPVIVLLRHGRALALHDGVANAQALLATWFLGSETGHALADILFGKVDPSAKLPVSFPWESGQEPFFYDRKSTGRPTVDNGSTEYKARYATTDNSARFPFGHGLSYTDFALSDLKLSDTALRWDGAVEITVRLTNKGKRKGSEVVQLYIRDRVASRTRPIRELKRIQRVTLSPGDSTQVRFTLSRTDLEFVGAGNRRIAEPGLFDLWVGQSSTGGLHGQFTLYAAVPTSPPPKG; encoded by the coding sequence ATGACTCTTGATCGCCGCGACCTCCTGATCCGCACCCTGGGCGGTGTCCTCGCCCTTGGTATCCCCCGCCGCGCGCTGGCGCAGGCCGACGTTGCCCGCGTCGATGACCTCATCGCGAAGATGACGCTGGAGGAAAAAGCCGGGCAGATGACCTGCCTCGCCGACAGTTTCCGCCCCTTCAACCCACCCAACCCGGCGGCCGGCATCCAGGACGAGAAGCGTCTGGCGGACGAGATTCGCAAGGGCCGGGTCGGCTGCCTGTTCAACGGTATCGGCGTTGCCGGCGCGCGTCGCGCGCAGGAGATGGCGGTCAAGAACAGCCGCCTGGGCATCCCGCTGCTGCTGGCCGGCGACGTGATTCACGGGCTCAAGACCATCTTTCCCGTGACGCTGGGGGAGGCTTCCTGCTTCGATCCCATGCTGGTGGAAAAGACGGCGCGGGTCATGGCGGTGGAGGCGACGGCGGCGGGCCTGCACCTTACCTTCGCGCCGATGGTCGATGTCGCGCGCGACCAGCGCTGGGGCCGGGTGGTCGAGGGCGCAGGCGAGGATGTCTATCTGACCGGCCTGTTGTCGGCGGCGCGGATTCGCGGCTTTCAGGGGCGCGACCTGCGCCGCGACGATTCGCTGCTCGCCTGTCCCAAGCATTTCGCCGCCTATGGCGCGGTCGCGGCGGGCCTCGAATATGGCAGCGTCGACATCAGCGACGAGACGCTGCGCGAAACCCATTTGCCGCCCTTCGGCAAGGCCTTTGCCGCCGGCGCGCTCACCACCATGGCCGCCTTCAACGAAATTAACGGCGTGCCCGCCACCGCCGACCGCGAATTGCTGACCGACATATTGCGCGGCGAGATGCAGTTTCGCGGCTTCGTCTTCTCCGATTACACCGCCGACGAGGAACTGGTCGCCCATGGCTTTGCCGAGGATGAGCGCGACGCCGCCCGCCTCGCGGTGCTGGCCGGGGTCGACATGTCGATGCAGAGCGGCCTCTATATCCGCCATATCCCCGATCTGGTAAAGAGCGGCGCGGTGCCGATGGCGACGGTCGATGTCGCGGTGCGCCGCATCCTTTATGTGAAGACCGCGATGGGGCTGTTCGACAATCCTTATCGCTCGCTCGACGAAGAGGTCGAAAAGGCGCGCATCGGCACGCCCGCCCATCATGCACTGGCGCGCGAGGCGGCGGCCCGATCGGTCGTGCTGCTCAAGAATGATGGCGTGCTGCCGCTCGATCCCGCTGCCGGGCAGAAGATCGCGCTGATCGGCCCGTTCGGCGAGGACAAGGCCAATCTCTATGGCCCCTGGGCCTTTTACGGCGATCCCGACAAGGGCATCGACATCGCCACCGGCCTGCGCGCGGCGATGCCCGATCCCGCGAAGCTGACGGTCGAACTGGGCTGCGCGGTCAACGGCCCGATCAAGGACGGGATCGCCCGTGCCGTCGCGGCGGCGAAGGCGGCGGACGTGGTGATCCTGGCGGTCGGCGAATCCCAGGCGATGTCGGGCGAGGCGCAGTCGCGCACGATGATCGAGCTGCCGTCCTCGCAACAGGCGCTGGCCGATGCGATCGCCGCCACCGGCAAGCCGGTCATCGTGCTGCTGCGCCATGGCCGCGCGCTGGCCCTGCATGACGGTGTCGCCAATGCCCAGGCCTTGCTGGCGACCTGGTTCCTGGGGTCGGAAACCGGCCATGCGCTGGCCGACATCCTCTTCGGCAAGGTCGATCCCTCGGCCAAGCTGCCGGTCAGCTTCCCCTGGGAAAGCGGGCAGGAGCCTTTCTTCTACGACCGCAAGTCGACCGGCCGACCGACCGTGGACAATGGCAGCACCGAATATAAGGCGCGCTATGCCACCACCGACAACAGCGCCCGCTTCCCCTTCGGCCATGGCCTCAGCTACACCGATTTCGCCCTCAGCGACCTGAAGCTCTCCGACACCGCGCTGCGCTGGGACGGCGCGGTGGAGATCACCGTGCGCCTCACCAACAAGGGCAAGCGCAAGGGCAGCGAGGTGGTGCAGCTCTATATCCGCGACCGCGTCGCCAGCCGCACCCGCCCGATCCGCGAACTGAAGCGCATCCAGCGCGTGACCCTGTCGCCGGGCGATTCCACCCAGGTCCGCTTCACCTTGTCGCGCACAGACCTCGAATTTGTCGGCGCCGGCAACCGCCGTATCGCCGAGCCGGGCCTGTTCGACCTGTGGGTCGGCCAATCCTCGACCGGCGGCCTGCACGGCCAGTTCACCCTCTACGCGGCGGTGCCGACTTCTCCGCCACCAAAAGGCTGA
- a CDS encoding 2Fe-2S iron-sulfur cluster-binding protein codes for MPKLIVVNRDGAEQTVEGDKGLSVMEVIRDHGFDELLALCGGCCSCATCHVYVDPAFADALPAMSEDENDLLDSSDHRNETSRLSCQVVLSDALDGLRVTIAPED; via the coding sequence ATGCCGAAGCTGATCGTGGTCAACCGTGATGGTGCCGAACAGACTGTTGAGGGGGACAAGGGTCTCTCGGTGATGGAAGTCATTCGCGACCATGGCTTTGACGAACTGCTCGCGCTGTGCGGCGGCTGCTGCTCCTGCGCGACCTGCCATGTCTATGTCGACCCGGCCTTTGCCGACGCCCTGCCGGCGATGAGCGAGGACGAGAATGACCTGCTCGACAGCAGCGATCATCGCAACGAGACCAGCCGCCTGTCCTGTCAGGTCGTGCTGAGCGATGCGCTTGACGGTCTGCGCGTCACCATCGCGCCGGAAGACTGA
- the katG gene encoding catalase/peroxidase HPI, with the protein MSTTRISTFALACALLASPALAAETKPAAAAAPVVTEKPGGMTNKDWWPNRLDLTALRQHEATRANPYGADYDYVKEFNSLDLDAVKADIRKVLTTSQPWWPADYGHYGPFFIRMAWHSAGTYRVGDGRGGSDGGEQRFDPLNSWPDNVSLDKARRLVWPIKQKYGRKLSWGDLMVLSGNVALEDMGFKTVGFAGGRIDAWQPDVVYWGPETKMMGTERSNPDGSLKRSLAATTMGLIYVNPEGPGANHDPKGAAADIRRAFGNMAMDDEETLALIAGGHTFGKAHGAKKPEECLGAEPAAAGIEDQGFGWKNKCGKGNAEDTLTSGLEGAWSATPTQFTTQYIDNLLNFDWVKTKSPAGATQWIPTDPATANMVPDAHVKDKRHAPIMFTTDIALKEDPGFRKVLESWQKNPELFSKAFARAWFKLTHRDLGPQARYLGKDIPSETYSWQDPLPKASFAPVSAADQAKLKAAILASGLTGPELVRTAWASAATFRSTDMRGGANGARLRLDPQRGWAVNDPAELSKVLAKLTAIQKDFAKSGNQVSMADLIVLSGNAAVEQAAQKGGYSITVPFTPGRVDAAQAQTDVASFAYLEPKADGFRNWYGPKAEVSPADALVDKADALDLTVPEMTVLVGGMRALGANSGGSKNGVLTTRPGTLSNDFFVNLLTMDTVWSKSATPGLYDGKDRASGAAKWTATPVDLIFGSNSELRAVAEVYAEDDAKEKFVTDFVAAWTKVMNADRF; encoded by the coding sequence ATGTCCACGACCCGCATTTCCACATTCGCCTTGGCGTGCGCGCTGCTCGCCAGCCCGGCGCTCGCCGCCGAGACCAAGCCAGCCGCCGCTGCCGCGCCCGTCGTCACCGAAAAGCCGGGCGGCATGACCAACAAGGACTGGTGGCCCAACCGCCTCGACCTCACCGCCCTGCGCCAGCATGAGGCGACCCGCGCCAATCCCTATGGCGCCGACTATGACTATGTGAAGGAATTCAACAGCCTCGACCTGGACGCGGTCAAGGCCGACATCCGCAAGGTGCTGACGACCTCGCAGCCCTGGTGGCCGGCCGACTATGGCCATTATGGCCCCTTCTTCATCCGCATGGCCTGGCACAGCGCCGGCACCTATCGCGTTGGTGACGGCCGCGGCGGCTCGGATGGCGGCGAACAGCGGTTCGATCCGCTCAACAGCTGGCCCGACAATGTCAGCCTCGACAAGGCCCGCCGCCTGGTCTGGCCGATCAAGCAGAAATATGGCCGGAAGCTCAGCTGGGGCGACCTCATGGTCCTGTCCGGCAACGTCGCGCTGGAGGATATGGGCTTCAAGACCGTGGGCTTTGCCGGCGGCCGCATCGATGCCTGGCAGCCGGACGTCGTCTATTGGGGGCCGGAAACCAAGATGATGGGCACCGAGCGCTCCAATCCCGACGGTTCGCTCAAGCGCTCGCTTGCCGCGACCACCATGGGCCTCATCTATGTGAACCCCGAAGGCCCCGGCGCCAATCATGATCCCAAGGGCGCCGCCGCCGACATCCGCCGCGCCTTCGGCAATATGGCGATGGATGACGAAGAAACGCTGGCGCTGATCGCGGGCGGCCACACCTTCGGCAAGGCGCATGGCGCCAAGAAGCCGGAGGAATGCCTGGGCGCGGAACCCGCCGCCGCCGGCATCGAGGATCAGGGCTTCGGCTGGAAGAACAAGTGCGGCAAGGGCAATGCGGAAGATACGCTGACCTCGGGCCTGGAAGGCGCCTGGTCGGCCACGCCGACCCAGTTCACCACCCAATATATCGACAATCTGCTGAACTTCGATTGGGTGAAGACCAAGAGCCCGGCCGGCGCGACCCAGTGGATCCCGACCGATCCCGCCACCGCCAACATGGTCCCCGACGCGCATGTGAAGGACAAGCGGCACGCGCCGATCATGTTCACCACCGACATCGCGCTCAAGGAAGATCCCGGTTTCCGCAAGGTGCTGGAAAGCTGGCAGAAGAATCCCGAGCTGTTCAGCAAGGCCTTCGCCCGCGCCTGGTTCAAGCTGACCCATCGCGATCTGGGGCCGCAGGCCCGCTATCTCGGCAAGGACATCCCGTCCGAAACCTATAGCTGGCAGGATCCGCTGCCCAAGGCGAGCTTCGCCCCCGTCAGCGCCGCCGATCAGGCCAAGCTGAAGGCCGCCATACTGGCGTCGGGCCTCACCGGGCCGGAACTGGTGCGCACCGCCTGGGCCTCGGCCGCGACCTTCCGCAGCACCGACATGCGCGGCGGCGCCAATGGCGCGCGCCTGCGGCTCGACCCGCAGCGCGGCTGGGCGGTCAACGATCCGGCGGAACTCAGCAAGGTGCTGGCGAAGCTGACCGCGATCCAGAAGGATTTCGCCAAGTCCGGCAATCAGGTGTCGATGGCCGACCTCATCGTCCTCTCCGGTAACGCCGCAGTCGAGCAGGCGGCGCAGAAGGGAGGCTACAGCATCACTGTGCCGTTCACGCCGGGCCGGGTCGACGCCGCGCAGGCACAGACCGATGTCGCCTCCTTCGCCTATCTGGAGCCCAAGGCGGACGGCTTCCGCAACTGGTATGGCCCCAAGGCAGAGGTCAGCCCGGCCGATGCGCTGGTGGACAAGGCCGATGCGCTAGACCTCACCGTGCCGGAAATGACCGTGCTGGTCGGCGGCATGCGTGCGCTGGGTGCCAATAGCGGCGGATCGAAAAATGGCGTGCTGACCACCCGTCCGGGCACGCTCAGCAACGACTTCTTCGTCAACCTGCTGACGATGGACACGGTGTGGAGCAAGTCGGCGACGCCGGGCCTCTATGACGGCAAGGACCGGGCCAGCGGCGCGGCAAAGTGGACGGCGACCCCGGTCGACCTGATCTTCGGCTCCAACTCCGAACTGCGCGCGGTGGCCGAAGTCTATGCCGAGGACGATGCGAAGGAGAAGTTCGTCACCGACTTCGTTGCGGCCTGGACGAAGGTCATGAACGCGGATCGCTTCTGA
- a CDS encoding DMT family transporter: MAWVILGIAVFTEIIWALSLKWAATIGSWQASAVPIGLSFLNMGLLALAMRDLPAGTAYAIWTGLGAVGVIIGGMILYGDRVNMAQIGFMAMIVIGVVGTKLSAQA; the protein is encoded by the coding sequence TTGGCCTGGGTCATTCTCGGCATTGCCGTATTCACCGAAATCATCTGGGCATTGAGCCTGAAATGGGCCGCAACTATCGGCAGCTGGCAGGCATCGGCCGTGCCGATCGGCCTCAGCTTCCTCAACATGGGCCTGTTGGCGCTGGCGATGCGCGATCTGCCGGCGGGCACCGCCTATGCGATCTGGACGGGCCTGGGCGCCGTGGGCGTCATCATCGGCGGCATGATTCTCTATGGCGATCGGGTCAACATGGCCCAGATCGGCTTCATGGCGATGATCGTGATCGGCGTGGTCGGTACCAAATTGTCGGCCCAGGCGTGA
- a CDS encoding DNA-3-methyladenine glycosylase family protein gives MVSTAEELRVSLDFIAAAEPAFGAAIASVGYPVPRVREPGYETLLRTIVGQQVSVASAAAVWRKLEAELGVGCTPEALLARDFDALRACGLSRQKQGYARSLAELVVDGTLDLHALPADDEVAIAQLVQIKGIGRWSAEIYLLFAEGRPDIWPAGDLAVQIAVGRILGLGERPSEKLTRDLAEAWRPHRGAAAIMAWHHYNSGQDMLQS, from the coding sequence ATGGTAAGCACGGCGGAAGAATTGCGCGTCAGCCTGGACTTCATCGCTGCGGCGGAGCCGGCATTCGGCGCGGCGATCGCCAGCGTCGGTTATCCGGTGCCGCGCGTGCGCGAGCCGGGCTATGAGACGTTGCTGCGCACCATCGTCGGCCAGCAGGTCAGCGTCGCCTCCGCCGCAGCGGTCTGGCGCAAGCTGGAGGCGGAGCTGGGCGTGGGCTGCACACCCGAAGCGCTGCTGGCGCGCGATTTCGATGCGTTGCGCGCCTGTGGCCTGTCGCGGCAGAAGCAGGGCTATGCCCGCAGCCTGGCCGAACTGGTCGTGGACGGCACGCTGGACCTGCATGCCCTCCCCGCCGACGATGAAGTCGCGATCGCGCAACTGGTGCAGATCAAGGGGATCGGCCGCTGGTCGGCGGAAATCTATCTGCTGTTCGCCGAAGGCCGCCCCGACATCTGGCCGGCCGGCGACCTGGCGGTGCAGATCGCGGTCGGGCGGATATTGGGCCTGGGCGAGCGGCCGAGCGAGAAGCTGACCCGCGATCTCGCCGAAGCATGGCGGCCGCATCGCGGCGCCGCCGCGATCATGGCCTGGCACCATTATAATAGCGGGCAGGACATGCTGCAGAGCTGA
- a CDS encoding TonB-dependent siderophore receptor has translation MLSKYHWLAGAALCVVALPAAAQTNAAPADENRDDQIVVTGTYTLPDKIDTATGLGLTVQETPQSVSIMTAQRILDQNLISVKDVITNAVGVSANEVDDVRNSFFARGFEIRNTQVDGVPAAWTLAGGNGETSIDVSIYERIEVVRGATGLLSGAGDPSASVNLVRKHADATDLTGYVNASIGSWNTWRLSADIGGALTADGRIRARLVGRYEKGDYFIDIQDRKKWVLYGVVEADVTDSTLIRVGMSHQDSKPKGATWGALPTFYTDGTLTDLPRSQTTAADWTYWNTTNQNIYATVRQEFGDRWNLTANYNRLKTTGDTQLLYLYGGVDKATGTMDGTNPYKSKGESIQNSIDAQLKGQVALFGRDHEVVLGALHSVLKRHTDNYVAPFTQFNPNLPNAQPGVNNEWATNVPVIGQEGVPFPEPVWGTDAVRNEQERIEQTGYYGAFRLNVADPFKVILGGRIASWNQRGFAWSGPSDYGDDNVFIPYVGALYDITSNHRVYASYTKIFQPQNLYDREQRLLDPLNGAAYEIGLKSSFFGDALQTSIALFRIEQDNVGEMDGPEIILNGQTFQPYRAVEGVTSKGFELEATGQPLPGWNVNASYSQFKIEDPDGNDVNTAQPRKLLKIFTTYDLPGVLTGLTIGGGVNYRSKAYSDGTIPGTTPAVPFRFQQDGYTLVSLMARYAVTEQLQLQANVENLFDKKYYSQAGSFSQYRYGAPRNFTISANYKF, from the coding sequence ATGCTGTCCAAATATCACTGGCTTGCCGGCGCCGCGCTGTGCGTCGTCGCCCTTCCCGCCGCCGCCCAGACCAATGCCGCACCGGCCGATGAGAATCGCGACGACCAGATCGTCGTCACCGGCACCTATACCCTGCCCGACAAGATCGACACCGCGACCGGCCTGGGCCTGACGGTGCAGGAAACCCCGCAGTCGGTCAGCATCATGACCGCGCAGCGTATCCTCGACCAGAATCTGATCAGCGTGAAGGATGTCATCACCAATGCGGTGGGCGTATCCGCCAACGAAGTCGACGACGTGCGCAACAGCTTCTTCGCGCGCGGCTTCGAGATCCGCAACACCCAGGTCGATGGCGTGCCCGCCGCCTGGACGCTGGCCGGTGGCAATGGCGAGACCAGCATCGACGTCTCCATCTATGAACGGATCGAGGTCGTGCGCGGCGCGACCGGCCTGCTGTCGGGCGCGGGCGATCCGTCCGCGTCGGTCAACCTGGTGCGCAAGCATGCCGACGCCACCGACCTGACCGGCTATGTCAATGCCAGCATCGGCAGCTGGAACACCTGGCGCCTGTCGGCCGACATTGGCGGCGCGCTGACCGCCGATGGCCGCATCCGCGCCCGGCTGGTCGGGCGCTATGAAAAGGGCGACTATTTCATCGACATTCAGGACCGCAAGAAGTGGGTCCTCTATGGCGTGGTCGAGGCAGACGTCACCGATAGCACGCTGATCCGCGTCGGCATGAGCCACCAGGACAGCAAGCCCAAGGGCGCGACCTGGGGCGCGCTGCCCACCTTCTACACCGACGGCACGCTGACCGACCTGCCCCGGTCGCAGACCACGGCGGCGGACTGGACCTACTGGAACACCACCAACCAGAATATCTATGCCACGGTGCGCCAGGAATTTGGCGATCGCTGGAACCTGACCGCCAATTACAACCGGCTCAAGACCACCGGCGATACGCAGCTTCTCTATCTCTATGGCGGCGTCGACAAGGCGACCGGCACGATGGACGGCACCAACCCCTACAAGTCCAAGGGTGAAAGCATCCAGAACAGCATCGACGCCCAGTTGAAGGGCCAGGTGGCGCTGTTCGGCCGCGATCATGAGGTCGTGCTGGGCGCGCTGCACAGCGTGCTGAAGCGGCACACCGACAATTATGTGGCGCCCTTCACCCAGTTCAATCCCAACTTACCGAACGCTCAGCCGGGCGTGAATAACGAGTGGGCCACGAACGTGCCGGTGATCGGCCAGGAAGGCGTGCCCTTTCCCGAGCCGGTCTGGGGCACCGACGCGGTGCGCAACGAACAGGAACGGATCGAGCAGACCGGCTATTATGGCGCGTTCCGCCTGAACGTGGCCGATCCGTTCAAGGTCATCCTGGGCGGCCGTATCGCCAGCTGGAACCAGCGCGGCTTCGCCTGGAGCGGGCCGAGCGACTATGGCGACGACAATGTGTTCATCCCCTATGTCGGCGCATTGTACGACATCACGTCGAACCATCGCGTCTATGCCAGCTATACCAAGATCTTCCAGCCGCAGAACCTGTATGACCGCGAACAGCGCCTGCTCGATCCGCTGAACGGCGCCGCCTATGAAATCGGCCTCAAGAGCAGCTTCTTCGGCGATGCGCTGCAGACCTCGATCGCACTGTTCCGCATCGAGCAGGATAATGTCGGCGAGATGGACGGCCCGGAAATCATCCTCAACGGCCAGACCTTCCAGCCCTATCGCGCGGTCGAGGGTGTCACCAGCAAGGGCTTCGAACTGGAAGCCACCGGCCAGCCGCTGCCGGGCTGGAACGTCAATGCCAGCTACAGCCAGTTCAAGATCGAGGATCCGGACGGCAACGACGTGAACACCGCGCAGCCGCGCAAGCTGCTCAAGATCTTCACCACCTATGACCTGCCCGGCGTGCTGACCGGCCTGACCATCGGTGGCGGCGTCAATTATCGCAGCAAGGCCTATTCGGACGGCACCATCCCCGGCACCACGCCGGCCGTGCCCTTCCGTTTCCAGCAGGACGGTTATACTCTGGTCAGCCTGATGGCGCGCTATGCCGTGACCGAGCAGCTGCAGCTCCAGGCCAATGTCGAAAATCTGTTCGACAAGAAATATTACAGCCAGGCCGGTTCGTTCAGCCAATATCGCTACGGCGCCCCGCGCAATTTCACGATCAGCGCGAACTACAAGTTCTGA
- the rlmB gene encoding 23S rRNA (guanosine(2251)-2'-O)-methyltransferase RlmB has protein sequence MKRGHRTGKPKGAFPRFYGRHAITAALANPNRVVRKIWGTREAIGALDLPPVLPIVYSDVADMGRMVPSDAPHQGIVAEVEPLDDVWLGDVLEQGRDDQRPILVLDQVTDPHNVGAILRSAAAFDALCIVTQDRHAPPESGVLARAASGALETVPWVRVVNLARALEEIAEAGYWRIGLDGDCDTVLADAIGESRVALVLGAEGEGLRHNTMAHCDIIAKLPISPRMESLNVSNAAAIALYAATSR, from the coding sequence ATGAAAAGAGGACATCGTACCGGCAAGCCGAAAGGCGCCTTCCCCCGCTTCTACGGACGCCATGCCATCACGGCTGCGCTCGCCAATCCGAACCGCGTCGTGCGCAAGATATGGGGCACGCGCGAAGCGATCGGCGCGCTCGATCTGCCGCCCGTGCTGCCGATCGTCTATTCCGACGTCGCCGACATGGGCCGCATGGTGCCGTCGGATGCGCCGCATCAGGGCATCGTCGCCGAAGTCGAGCCGCTGGACGATGTCTGGCTGGGCGACGTGCTGGAACAGGGACGAGACGACCAGCGCCCGATCCTGGTGCTCGACCAGGTGACCGACCCGCATAATGTCGGCGCGATCCTGCGTTCGGCCGCCGCCTTCGACGCGCTGTGCATCGTCACCCAGGACCGGCATGCGCCGCCCGAATCGGGCGTGCTGGCCCGCGCCGCGTCGGGCGCGCTGGAAACCGTGCCCTGGGTGCGGGTGGTGAACCTGGCCCGTGCGCTCGAAGAGATTGCCGAAGCTGGTTACTGGCGCATCGGCCTGGACGGCGACTGCGACACCGTGCTGGCCGACGCGATCGGCGAATCGCGCGTCGCGCTGGTGCTGGGCGCCGAGGGCGAAGGGCTGCGCCACAACACCATGGCGCATTGCGACATTATCGCTAAGCTGCCGATCAGCCCGCGCATGGAGAGCCTGAACGTCTCCAATGCGGCAGCGATCGCCCTGTACGCCGCCACCAGCCGGTAA
- a CDS encoding YidH family protein, protein MAESQEPRGAPIRPARNVGEPVPPIPSVDMSDPEGASTAYSHFRTGLSRHRTGLSEHRTDLSEYRTDLSGHRTEMSMRRTGMSFQRTRMSADRTLMSEMRTALSLIGFGFTINQAFQKMQDAGSIQNVNAPRNFGVALLVFGIVLLAGGIVRHVQFATELRDRRKIMTEDGLIHSDSRFPISVTLVIALCLLALALAAVLGIVFNIALLG, encoded by the coding sequence ATGGCCGAATCGCAGGAACCCAGGGGCGCGCCCATCCGTCCGGCCCGCAATGTGGGCGAGCCCGTGCCGCCCATTCCGTCGGTCGACATGAGCGATCCCGAAGGGGCATCGACCGCCTATTCGCATTTCCGCACCGGCCTGTCGCGCCATCGCACGGGCCTGTCGGAACATCGCACCGACCTGTCCGAATATCGCACCGACCTGTCCGGGCATCGCACTGAAATGTCGATGCGCCGGACCGGCATGTCGTTCCAGCGCACCCGGATGAGCGCGGACCGGACCCTGATGTCGGAAATGCGCACCGCGCTGTCCCTCATCGGCTTCGGCTTCACCATCAACCAGGCATTCCAGAAGATGCAGGACGCGGGCAGCATCCAGAATGTCAACGCGCCGCGCAATTTCGGCGTGGCGCTGCTGGTGTTCGGCATCGTGCTGCTGGCCGGCGGCATCGTGCGCCATGTCCAGTTCGCGACCGAATTGCGGGATCGGCGCAAGATCATGACGGAGGATGGCCTGATTCACTCCGACAGCCGCTTCCCGATCTCGGTGACGCTGGTGATTGCGCTGTGTCTGCTGGCGCTGGCGCTGGCGGCGGTGCTGGGCATCGTCTTCAACATCGCCCTGCTGGGCTGA